The following coding sequences are from one Camarhynchus parvulus chromosome 1, STF_HiC, whole genome shotgun sequence window:
- the VPS26C gene encoding vacuolar protein sorting-associated protein 26C: MGTALDVRVKRAGKVYRDGEILSGVVVITSKDTVQHQGISLTMEGSVNLQLSAKNVGVFEAFCNTAKPIQIINSTIEMVKPGKLPSGKTEIPFEFPLQMKGNKVLYETYHGVFVNIQYTLRCDMRRSLLAKDLTKTCEFIVHSMSQKGKLLPSPVDFTITPETLQNVKERASLPKFLIRGHLNSTNCVITQPLTGELVVESAEAAVKSIELQLVRVETCGCAEGYARDATEIQNIQIADGDVCRGLPIPIHMVFPRLFTCPTLETTNFKVEFEVNIVVLLHDDHLITENFPLKLCRM, from the exons ATGGGGACGGCGCTGGACGTGAGGGTGAAACGCGCCGGGAAAGTCTATCGGGATGGG GAAATTCTTTCTGGAGTGGTGGTCATAACCAGCAAGGACACGGTGCAGCACCAGGGGATCTCCTTAACCATGGAGGGCTCCGTGAATCTGCAGCTCAGTGCCAAAAATGTGGGGGTGTTTGAGGCCTTCTGCAACACTGCCAAG CCTATTCAGATTATCAACAGCACCATTGAGATGGTGAAACCAGGGAAGCTCCCCAGTGGCAAGACAGAAATTCCCTTTGAATTCCCACTGCAAATGAAGGGCAACAAGGTTCTGTATGAGACATACCATGGAGTCTTTGTCAATATCCAG TACACCCTGCGCTGTGACATGAGACGTTCCCTGCTGGCAAAGGACCTGACCAAGACTTGTGAGTTCATTGTCCACTCCATG TCACAGAAAGGGAAGCTGCTGCCGAGCCCGGTGGACTTCACCATTACTCCTGAAACTCTGCAGAATGTCAAAGAG AGAGCCTCCCTGCCCAAATTCCTGATCAGAGGGCACCTGAACTCCACCAACTGTGTGATCACGCAGCCGCTGACGGGGGAGCTGGTGGTGGAGAGCGCCGAGGCGGCCGTCAAGAGCATCGAGCTGCAGCTCGTGCGTGTGGAGACCTGTG GGTGTGCTGAGGGCTATGCCAGGGATGCCACGGAGATCCAGAACATCCAGATCGCCGACGGCGACGTCTGCAGGggcctccccatccccatccacATGGTGTTCCCCAGGCTCTTCACCTGCCCCACCCTGGAAACAACCAACTTCAAAGTGG agTTTGAAGTGAACATCGTGGTCCTCCTGCACGATGACCATCTCATCACAGAGAACTTCCCCCTGAAGCTCTGCAGGATGTGA